AAAGATTAGGAATTTGCTGTGCAATTCTTCCTAAGAAATACTCTGCCCTTTTCTTGTGACGAGCTAACCTTTTGTATTTCCTCCTTGCCCATATTATTAAGGCTTTGTTGATGTGCCTTAATGTTGAGTACATTTCAGATTTGTAGAACTTGCCATAGTAATTTATCCACCCTATAATCTGTGAATTAAACATATTTGAGAGGTCTGCAAGGTCCTTTTCAGCTTTTAACTGTAGTCTCCAGTCCCTTACTTTTTGCCGAATTGATTTCTTTGATTTGTTACTAATCGCAGGTGTAAAGTTAATAAAATGCTTTCCCCATCTGTTCTTCGAACGTCTTGGTCTAAATGTATATCCTAGAAAATCAAACGAGATATTTTCGTGATTTTCTTTTCTGCCTGCATCTTTACAATATACAATTCTTGTTTTGGTCGGATGCAAGTCCAGTTTACATTCATTCATCCTATTGTTTAGCGATTCAAGCACACTCTT
Above is a genomic segment from Neobacillus endophyticus containing:
- the ltrA gene encoding group II intron reverse transcriptase/maturase produces the protein MKIYFEPKVEPFFHKDSYGYRPNKSAIQALEITRKRCWKYNWVLEFDIKGLFDNIDHGLLMKAVEKHTNNKWVKLYINRWLKAPFQTKEGVVERTSGTPQGGVISPVLANLFLHYTFDKWMTITYPNNPFARYADDAVIHCNSEAEAKSVLESLNNRMNECKLDLHPTKTRIVYCKDAGRKENHENISFDFLGYTFRPRRSKNRWGKHFINFTPAISNKSKKSIRQKVRDWRLQLKAEKDLADLSNMFNSQIIGWINYYGKFYKSEMYSTLRHINKALIIWARRKYKRLARHKKRAEYFLGRIAQQIPNLFKHWEIGIKPTAE